From Salifodinibacter halophilus:
GAGCACGACCAGGTTGAGCACCTGGGCGGCGTTGTCGGGCAGGGCGCGCAGGCGCTGGAACAGGTAGCCCAGCGCCAGCATCGCCAGGACCAGGGCGAAGGCGTCGAAAGCCATGAGTCGCGGCGTGATGGCGGTGACGGCC
This genomic window contains:
- a CDS encoding AEC family transporter encodes the protein MAFDAFALVLAMLALGYLFQRLRALPDNAAQVLNLVVL